A section of the Metabacillus endolithicus genome encodes:
- a CDS encoding Ger(x)C family spore germination protein, whose protein sequence is MKNITFMILLCLLLTSCSNYKELNEIGLITSLGIDIPKNKESGIRVTHQVINPSPLSNNTGNTSGLSLVNYTVEGDSLIDTYRKSSAIIPRESVVSHLSLVIISEEQAKKGISSLLDAFERGKQARSNIPVFIARGSTAEELLALIEPIESNPAKSIISTSENNKKMYGIAELVPMYEVIASLSSEGRDIMLTGVSHSKKEKIENQTENLDKIDPTVMQVDGIALFKKDKLVQWMDGQLARTANLILSEAKSSTFPFPCDANSEKNNKQITLITRGNKTKLSTEVKKGEIILQVNMSLRSEISESTCNSNLKDSKTLEKFEDLFVKEVTSQIKQVFEVTQKHGADVFGFGEKLSKSNPTYWKEHKHNWNNLFSNATLSVTVEANIDNTGMRVNPFDFK, encoded by the coding sequence ATGAAGAACATAACATTCATGATATTGCTATGTTTACTCCTAACAAGTTGCTCAAACTATAAAGAACTAAATGAAATAGGACTTATTACATCTCTAGGAATTGACATTCCAAAGAATAAAGAAAGTGGGATCCGTGTCACACATCAGGTTATTAATCCTAGCCCATTGTCAAATAATACTGGAAATACCTCAGGTTTATCACTTGTTAATTACACAGTTGAGGGAGATTCACTTATTGATACTTACCGTAAATCTTCCGCCATTATCCCCAGAGAAAGCGTTGTTTCACATCTTTCACTTGTTATCATTAGTGAAGAGCAAGCTAAAAAAGGGATTTCTTCACTTTTGGATGCATTTGAACGAGGAAAGCAAGCTCGTTCAAACATTCCGGTTTTCATTGCTAGAGGGTCAACAGCAGAGGAATTGCTTGCATTAATAGAGCCAATTGAATCCAATCCAGCTAAAAGTATTATTAGTACAAGTGAAAACAACAAAAAGATGTATGGTATAGCAGAATTAGTTCCGATGTATGAAGTGATCGCCTCCCTTTCAAGCGAGGGACGTGATATTATGCTGACAGGTGTTAGTCATAGCAAAAAAGAGAAAATTGAAAATCAAACTGAAAATTTAGATAAGATTGATCCAACCGTGATGCAGGTAGATGGTATTGCATTATTCAAAAAAGATAAGCTTGTCCAATGGATGGATGGTCAGTTGGCAAGAACTGCAAACTTAATATTGTCTGAAGCAAAAAGTTCAACTTTCCCGTTTCCCTGTGATGCTAACTCTGAAAAAAATAATAAGCAGATAACCTTAATCACACGTGGAAATAAGACCAAACTATCAACTGAAGTAAAAAAAGGCGAGATTATCTTACAGGTTAATATGTCACTAAGAAGTGAAATCAGTGAATCTACTTGTAACTCAAACTTAAAAGATTCCAAGACGTTAGAAAAATTTGAAGATCTTTTTGTAAAGGAAGTAACATCTCAAATCAAGCAGGTATTTGAAGTGACACAAAAACATGGAGCAGATGTATTCGGATTTGGAGAAAAATTATCCAAGTCTAATCCAACTTATTGGAAAGAGCATAAACATAATTGGAATAATCTTTTTTCTAATGCAACACTTTCTGTAACTGTTGAGGCAAACATTGATAATACAGGAATGCGGGTTAATCCTTTTGATTTTAAATGA
- a CDS encoding ABC transporter substrate-binding protein produces the protein MKKLMLLGLSMLLVLGILAGCNSNKEESSSEGNNEGSGDGEVVTLNFFQFKVEIADQLQEMIKEFEAEHPNIKVKLETVGGGADYGAALKAKFASGEEPDIFNNGGFKELELWKEHLADLSNEPWAEHVLPIGKVPTTDTDGKLYGMPVNLEGYGFIYNKDLFEKAGITETPKTLSELQDAVKKLEAAGIKAFSAGYGEWWVIGQHLFNIPFAQQDDPVAFIEGLNDGSTKFAGNEQFSQLKEVIDLEVKNGVGNPITTDYNTQVTLFASGEAAMLQQGNWTENMITEINPDMNMGFLPIPLNDEADADLLPVGVPNNWVLNKNSEHLEEAKTFLNWMVSSETGKRYITEEFAFIPAFDNIEPAGLGDLGQSILEYSKAEKTIPWTWFRWPDGANKEFAATIQEYAAGKISYDEALEKFQATWDNLK, from the coding sequence ATGAAGAAACTGATGCTTTTAGGTTTGTCAATGCTATTAGTTTTAGGTATCTTAGCTGGTTGTAACTCAAACAAAGAAGAAAGCTCTTCTGAAGGTAACAATGAAGGTTCAGGTGATGGAGAAGTTGTAACATTAAATTTCTTCCAATTTAAAGTAGAAATTGCTGATCAGCTTCAAGAAATGATTAAAGAATTTGAAGCAGAGCATCCAAATATTAAAGTAAAACTTGAAACTGTTGGTGGTGGCGCTGACTATGGTGCTGCTTTAAAAGCTAAATTTGCGTCAGGCGAAGAGCCGGATATTTTTAACAACGGTGGCTTTAAAGAACTTGAGCTTTGGAAAGAGCATTTAGCTGATCTTTCTAACGAGCCATGGGCAGAGCATGTTCTTCCTATCGGTAAAGTTCCAACAACAGATACAGATGGTAAATTATATGGTATGCCAGTAAACCTTGAAGGTTATGGATTCATTTATAACAAAGACTTATTTGAAAAAGCAGGTATTACTGAAACACCAAAAACTCTTTCTGAATTACAAGATGCTGTTAAGAAACTTGAAGCAGCTGGAATTAAAGCATTCTCAGCTGGTTATGGCGAGTGGTGGGTAATTGGTCAACATTTATTCAATATTCCATTTGCTCAACAAGATGATCCAGTAGCATTCATCGAAGGTTTAAATGATGGTTCTACTAAATTTGCTGGTAATGAGCAATTCTCACAATTAAAAGAAGTAATTGATCTTGAAGTGAAAAATGGTGTTGGTAACCCAATCACAACTGATTATAATACTCAAGTAACATTATTTGCTTCAGGTGAAGCGGCAATGCTACAACAAGGTAACTGGACTGAAAACATGATTACTGAAATCAATCCAGACATGAACATGGGCTTCTTGCCAATTCCTTTAAATGATGAAGCTGATGCTGATTTATTACCAGTTGGTGTTCCAAATAACTGGGTGTTAAACAAAAACTCTGAGCATTTAGAAGAAGCAAAAACATTCTTAAACTGGATGGTTTCTTCTGAAACAGGTAAACGTTATATCACAGAAGAATTTGCGTTCATTCCTGCATTCGATAATATCGAACCTGCTGGTTTAGGTGATTTAGGTCAATCAATTCTTGAATACTCTAAAGCAGAGAAAACAATTCCTTGGACTTGGTTCAGATGGCCAGATGGAGCAAACAAAGAGTTTGCTGCAACAATCCAAGAATATGCAGCTGGTAAAATCAGCTATGATGAAGCTTTAGAAAAATTCCAAGCAACTTGGGATAATCTGAAGTAA
- a CDS encoding spore germination protein, with protein sequence MTNSLQEQPKEKRISTVLKENVQNIEKEFGKTNDLSIRQLNQQQSGTNIAIIHLSGIVDEKSLNEHIIEPIIQLMKTSNNQLSPSDLEGSIFNTLEVSDISFATDWEQLLSSILIGDTVILLDNIPKAIIAGTQKIESRSITEPTSQTVIRGPKDSFNENIRQNISLVRSRIQNTNIRIWSSKVGTITKTEVAVMYLEGVTEKKYVDEIVERIDSIDIDGVLESNYIEELIQDHKKTLFPLLLNTERPDVVVANLLEGKIAIFIHGTPFVLICPITFIQFFQSPEDYYNNYVYSTFLRMLRVGAFLVNMYATAIYLALITHHQGLIPTTLLVSIMAQRERIPFPAVIEILMMEVAFEVLREAGIRMPRAIGPAVSIVGALILGQAAVEAGFVSAAVVIIVATSAISSFTLPNTSIVNVARGLRFFLLFSSAFIGLFGVLLMSLAILLHLCSLRSFGISYLTPYAPFSLKEQKDSLFRFSFPVLRRKSSSKKN encoded by the coding sequence ATGACAAACTCTCTCCAGGAACAACCCAAAGAAAAACGCATCTCCACAGTTCTAAAGGAAAATGTTCAAAACATCGAGAAAGAGTTTGGGAAAACCAATGACCTTTCCATTCGTCAGTTGAACCAACAACAAAGTGGTACAAACATAGCAATTATTCATCTCAGTGGAATCGTAGATGAAAAAAGTTTAAATGAACATATAATAGAGCCAATTATTCAGTTAATGAAAACTAGTAATAATCAATTATCACCAAGTGACCTTGAAGGATCTATCTTTAATACTTTAGAAGTCTCAGACATTTCTTTTGCAACTGATTGGGAGCAGCTTCTTTCATCCATATTAATTGGTGATACAGTCATACTATTAGATAATATTCCTAAAGCCATTATAGCTGGTACCCAGAAAATTGAGTCACGTTCAATTACAGAACCTACTAGTCAAACCGTCATACGAGGTCCTAAAGATAGTTTCAACGAAAACATTCGCCAAAATATATCTCTCGTACGAAGCAGGATTCAGAATACAAACATAAGAATTTGGAGCTCAAAAGTTGGAACTATCACAAAAACTGAAGTAGCTGTTATGTATCTTGAAGGAGTTACCGAAAAAAAATATGTGGACGAGATTGTTGAACGGATAGATTCCATTGATATCGATGGAGTACTAGAATCAAACTATATAGAGGAGCTTATTCAAGATCATAAAAAAACACTTTTTCCATTATTACTAAATACAGAACGTCCAGATGTTGTTGTTGCCAATTTATTAGAGGGGAAAATTGCCATATTTATTCATGGTACTCCCTTTGTCCTTATATGCCCTATAACATTTATACAATTTTTTCAATCACCAGAGGATTATTATAATAATTACGTCTATAGTACTTTTCTAAGGATGCTACGCGTAGGAGCCTTTCTGGTTAATATGTATGCAACTGCCATTTATCTGGCCCTAATCACTCATCATCAAGGGTTAATTCCTACAACTTTACTTGTTTCAATTATGGCACAAAGAGAGAGAATCCCTTTTCCGGCTGTCATTGAAATTCTTATGATGGAAGTTGCCTTTGAGGTTTTAAGAGAAGCTGGAATACGTATGCCTCGAGCAATAGGCCCTGCTGTTTCAATAGTTGGTGCGCTTATACTGGGACAAGCTGCAGTTGAAGCTGGATTTGTGTCAGCCGCTGTTGTCATTATTGTTGCTACTTCTGCTATTAGCAGTTTTACATTGCCAAATACAAGTATTGTTAATGTTGCACGCGGGTTACGATTCTTTTTATTATTCAGCTCAGCTTTTATCGGGTTATTTGGGGTTCTTTTAATGAGCTTGGCGATCTTACTGCATCTATGTAGTTTACGATCCTTTGGAATTTCTTATCTCACTCCATATGCTCCATTTAGTTTAAAAGAACAAAAAGATAGTTTATTTCGATTTTCCTTCCCTGTTTTACGAAGAAAATCATCTTCTAAAAAGAACTAG
- a CDS encoding carbohydrate ABC transporter permease, protein MKKALGYAAFVGPALLFFILIQIIPFIMGVYYSFTSWNGVSSNVEWVGLQNYITIFTDDTKFFNSFLFTTKFMFAAVIISNLLGFGLALLLNAALKTKNILRTVFFIPNVIGGLLLGFIWQFIFVKGFASIGAMTGIKFFQLPWLGDEATAFWGIVIVFAWQISGYMMVIYIAALQGVDTSLLEAARMDGASNWSILKNVIVPLILPAFTICFFLTISMAFKIFDLNLSLTGGGPFNSTESVAINIYQEAFMNNRYGLGTAKSILFFIVVAVFTTLQVTFTKKKEVEA, encoded by the coding sequence ATGAAAAAAGCTTTAGGCTATGCAGCATTCGTAGGACCTGCACTTTTATTCTTTATTTTGATTCAAATTATCCCGTTTATAATGGGGGTTTACTATTCATTTACTTCATGGAATGGAGTAAGTTCGAATGTTGAATGGGTAGGATTACAAAACTATATTACGATCTTTACTGATGATACAAAGTTTTTTAATTCATTCCTATTTACAACAAAGTTTATGTTTGCTGCGGTTATTATTAGTAACCTATTAGGGTTTGGATTAGCTTTACTATTAAATGCAGCATTGAAAACGAAGAATATTTTAAGAACTGTATTCTTCATCCCGAACGTTATCGGTGGATTACTACTAGGGTTTATCTGGCAGTTTATTTTCGTTAAAGGTTTCGCATCTATCGGTGCTATGACAGGAATTAAGTTCTTCCAATTACCTTGGTTAGGTGATGAGGCAACAGCATTTTGGGGGATTGTTATTGTATTCGCTTGGCAAATCAGCGGTTACATGATGGTTATCTATATAGCTGCGCTTCAGGGTGTAGATACTTCTTTACTAGAAGCAGCAAGAATGGATGGAGCATCAAACTGGTCTATTCTTAAAAACGTTATTGTTCCATTAATTTTACCTGCCTTTACGATTTGTTTCTTCTTAACAATCTCAATGGCATTTAAAATATTCGACTTAAACCTTTCCTTAACAGGTGGCGGTCCATTTAATTCTACAGAATCAGTAGCGATTAATATTTACCAGGAAGCATTCATGAACAACCGATACGGCTTAGGTACAGCAAAATCAATTCTATTCTTTATCGTTGTGGCTGTGTTTACAACGCTACAAGTAACATTTACGAAGAAAAAGGAGGTTGAAGCATAA
- a CDS encoding carbohydrate ABC transporter permease: MNRGYTKGTFVLEILGIMLGLVFLIPFYFVAINSVKGFSEILIDAAALPKEILFSNYAKVWEVISFQDAFLNSLIITVFSIAGIVLISSMAAWKMVRTPGKLSKILFIFFVSAMVIPFQTVMIPLMKLGGTLGIMNSIPGIVIMYFGFGVSLSLFLYHGFVKTIPLEIEESASIDGCTQFGVFWRIVFPLLKPITVTVIILNTLWIWNDYLLPLLVLQDASLRTIPLATSSFFAQYTKQWDMGLAALVLGIAPVIVFFLFLQKHIIKGIAAGSIK, from the coding sequence ATGAATAGAGGCTATACAAAAGGAACATTCGTATTAGAAATTCTGGGAATTATGCTCGGCCTAGTTTTTCTTATACCGTTTTATTTCGTAGCAATCAACTCAGTTAAAGGCTTTTCGGAAATACTAATTGATGCAGCAGCGTTACCAAAGGAAATCCTATTTAGTAACTATGCGAAAGTATGGGAAGTCATTAGCTTCCAAGATGCATTTCTAAACTCTTTAATCATTACTGTGTTTAGTATTGCTGGAATTGTTCTCATTAGTTCTATGGCAGCTTGGAAGATGGTTCGAACACCTGGAAAGCTAAGTAAAATCTTATTTATCTTCTTTGTCTCAGCTATGGTTATTCCGTTCCAAACGGTTATGATTCCATTAATGAAATTGGGTGGAACGCTTGGAATTATGAACAGTATCCCTGGTATTGTAATCATGTACTTTGGATTTGGGGTTTCACTCTCACTGTTCTTATATCATGGATTTGTGAAAACAATTCCACTTGAGATTGAAGAATCTGCGAGTATTGATGGTTGTACACAGTTTGGTGTTTTTTGGAGAATTGTATTCCCATTATTAAAGCCAATCACTGTAACTGTTATCATTCTTAATACATTATGGATTTGGAATGACTACTTACTTCCATTACTTGTGTTACAAGATGCAAGCTTAAGAACAATTCCTTTAGCGACAAGCTCTTTCTTCGCACAATATACAAAACAATGGGATATGGGATTAGCAGCATTAGTACTTGGTATTGCACCGGTAATTGTGTTCTTCCTTTTCCTACAAAAACACATCATTAAAGGGATTGCTGCTGGGTCTATTAAATAG